The following proteins come from a genomic window of Mycobacterium sp. DL:
- a CDS encoding CocE/NonD family hydrolase, which yields MTLQQSVLRKLSSVLELPPSTTDFVVDRGQLVPMRDGVDLVADHYAPRTTTPVGTLLVRGPYGRGWPFAALFGSVYAARGYHVLIQSVRGTYGSGGEFSPMVHEIDDGADTVAWLRDQPWFTGTFGTVGLSYLGFTQWALLADPPPEMKAAVITVGLHDASGPRWGAGSFGLNDFLGWSDLVANQEDPRRLRVLMRQARAQRRVTEASLGLPLGESSRTLLGNGAGWFESWLEHPQADDPFWAKVNLRDALDRAEIPVLLLTGWQDLFVDQTLHQYHRLRDRGVTTGLTVGPWTHSHMMTKAAATVIRESLDWLNTHLGGAPEQRSAPVRIHLDGQGWLDLADWPPAMPERELYLQPSGGLSDTVPSSGSATSSDTATFVYNPADPTPTVGGRLLSPVGGYRDDTSLARRADVLTFTGDPLPADLYVVGTPALELEHSCANPHNDLFVRISQVDEHGRSRNVSDGYLASAPDSGTVRLHLDAVAHTFPAGSRIRVVIAGGSHPRFLRNLGTGESAATGTRLATARHTVHLGAATRLILPAGERPPSTD from the coding sequence GTGACGCTCCAGCAATCCGTCCTGCGCAAGCTCAGCAGTGTGCTCGAGCTGCCACCGTCGACCACCGATTTTGTCGTCGACCGTGGACAGCTGGTGCCGATGCGCGACGGTGTCGACCTGGTCGCCGACCACTACGCGCCCCGGACAACGACGCCGGTGGGCACGCTGCTGGTCCGCGGGCCGTACGGGCGTGGCTGGCCGTTCGCCGCGCTGTTCGGCTCGGTGTACGCCGCGCGCGGCTACCACGTGCTCATCCAGAGCGTGCGCGGCACGTACGGCTCCGGCGGCGAATTCAGCCCGATGGTCCACGAGATCGACGACGGCGCCGACACCGTCGCCTGGCTGCGCGACCAGCCGTGGTTCACCGGCACCTTCGGCACCGTGGGACTGTCGTATCTGGGGTTCACCCAGTGGGCGCTGCTGGCCGATCCCCCGCCGGAGATGAAGGCCGCGGTGATCACCGTCGGACTTCACGACGCCAGCGGGCCACGTTGGGGTGCGGGGTCTTTCGGCCTCAATGACTTCCTGGGCTGGAGTGATCTGGTCGCCAACCAGGAAGACCCGCGGCGGTTGCGGGTGCTGATGCGCCAGGCCCGCGCCCAACGACGGGTCACCGAGGCATCGCTGGGACTACCGCTCGGCGAGTCCAGTCGGACACTGCTCGGGAACGGTGCAGGCTGGTTCGAGTCGTGGCTCGAGCACCCGCAGGCCGACGATCCGTTCTGGGCCAAGGTCAATCTGCGCGACGCGCTGGACCGGGCAGAGATCCCGGTGCTGCTGCTGACCGGCTGGCAGGACCTGTTCGTCGACCAGACCCTCCATCAGTACCACCGGCTGCGCGACCGTGGGGTGACCACCGGCCTCACAGTCGGTCCGTGGACACACAGCCACATGATGACCAAGGCCGCCGCCACCGTGATCCGCGAATCGCTGGACTGGCTCAACACCCATCTGGGCGGCGCGCCCGAGCAGCGATCGGCGCCGGTGCGCATCCACCTCGACGGCCAGGGGTGGCTCGACCTCGCCGACTGGCCGCCCGCGATGCCCGAGCGAGAGCTCTACCTGCAGCCGTCGGGCGGGCTGTCGGACACCGTTCCCTCGTCCGGCAGCGCGACCTCGTCTGACACAGCGACCTTCGTCTACAACCCCGCCGACCCGACACCCACCGTCGGGGGCCGACTGCTGTCCCCGGTGGGCGGCTACCGCGACGACACGTCTCTGGCCCGTCGCGCCGATGTGTTGACGTTCACCGGCGACCCGCTGCCCGCCGACCTCTACGTCGTCGGGACGCCGGCGCTCGAGCTGGAACACTCCTGCGCCAACCCTCACAACGACCTGTTCGTGCGGATCAGTCAGGTCGACGAGCACGGCCGCTCACGCAACGTCAGCGACGGGTACCTCGCCTCGGCGCCTGATTCCGGGACCGTGCGGCTTCACCTCGACGCAGTCGCCCATACGTTTCCGGCGGGTTCCCGCATCCGGGTGGTCATCGCCGGCGGCTCGCACCCCCGGTTCCTGCGCAACCTCGGCACCGGCGAGTCCGCCGCCACCGGGACCAGGCTCGCCACCGCCCGGCACACCGTCCACCTGGGAGCCGCTACCCGGCTGATCCTGCCCGCCGGCGAGCGCCCGCCGTCAACCGACTGA